A genomic region of Rhipicephalus sanguineus isolate Rsan-2018 chromosome 3, BIME_Rsan_1.4, whole genome shotgun sequence contains the following coding sequences:
- the LOC119385852 gene encoding oxytocin receptor: MEHRVVDDESDAYSESAFSTSTSPVVFDDVSANSTATWAGARDEALAHIEIAVLAVIFAFTVAGNGCVLAALAARRSKLTRMYYFLLHLCISDLTTAFFTVLPQLGWDATYRFHGGDLACKTVKFGQLLGPYLSSYVLVVTAMDRYQAICFPLSSCSWTPAKSKMLVSFAWAVSLLCCVPQVFIFSYQEVSAGVYDCWGTFVEPWGLRAYVTWYSVSVFFVPLLVLCFTYVCICRSIWRNLRQKRESSRAADGTAATATVVVDGSTRAVRRAFRLKSTAAAGNRDSAVAPFMGPRSHSVRGLSRAKIKTVKITVVVIVLYIACSSPFICVQMWMYWSPYANIADPWTSK, translated from the coding sequence ATGGAACACCGCGTGGTAGATGACGAGAGCGACGCTTACAGCGAGAGCGCCTTCTCAACCTCCACGTCTCCCGTCGTATTCGACGATGTCTCGGCAAACTCGACCGCGACATGGGCGGGTGCGAGGGACGAAGCCCTCGCGCACATCGAGATAGCCGTCCTGGCCGTCATCTTCGCCTTCACCGTCGCAGGCAACGGCTGCGTCCTCGCCGCTCTGGCGGCGCGCCGCTCAAAGTTGACGCGGATGTACTACTTCCTGCTCCACCTGTGCATCTCGGACCTGACCACCGCCTTCTTCACGGTGCTTCCCCAGCTAGGCTGGGACGCCACTTACCGCTTCCACGGCGGTGACCTCGCCTGCAAGACCGTCAAGTTCGGCCAGCTCCTGGGACCTTACCTCTCGTCCTACGTGCTAGTGGTGACCGCCATGGACAGGTACCAGGCCATCTGCTTTCCCCTGTCCAGCTGCTCCTGGACTCCGGCCAAGTCCAAGATGCTCGTGTCGTTCGCCTGGGCCGTGTCGCTGCTGTGCTGCGTGCCGCAGGTGTTCATCTTCAGCTACCAGGAGGTGTCCGCTGGCGTGTACGACTGCTGGGGCACTTTCGTCGAGCCCTGGGGCCTGCGCGCCTACGTCACCTGGTACAGCGTGTCGGTGTTCTTCGTACCCCTGCTGGTGCTGTGCTTCACATACGTGTGCATCTGCCGCTCCATCTGGCGCAACCTGCGCCAGAAAAGGGAAAGCTCTAGGGCCGCGGACGGTACTGCCGCGACTGCGACCGTGGTCGTGGACGGGTCCACGCGAGCGGTTCGTCGCGCCTTTAGACTCAAAAGTACTGCCGCGGCGGGAAACAGAGACAGTGCCGTGGCGCCATTCATGGGTCCTCGCAGCCACTCGGTGCGCGGTCTGTCCCGCGCGAAGATAAAGACAGTGAAAATCACCGTCGTAGTCATCGTGCTGTACATTGCCTGCTCATCGCCCTTCATCTGCGTACAAATGTGGATGTACTGGAGCCCATACGCCAACATCGCCGATCCGTGGACGAGTAAGTGA